Genomic segment of uncultured Tolumonas sp.:
TATCACCCGCATTGGCCATCATTGGTACTAGTAATGCGAGATATATCAATTTAATCAGTCTAATCATTTTTATCTTCTTGCCGATACATCAAAATGGCATCATAAAGGTATTAAGCAATACTTTCAGATAGTTTGCTGATCGATTGCTATAGTCTATGTACACTGTCTGAATATAGACAGTTCATGATGTACATGCATGCTAAGTGCCAATAAATGGTGAGTGGAGAGCAATATGGCAAGTATTTTGGATTCAGTAAACCAACTCACCCAATTGGTGGGTCAAAACCGATTGGAGTTATTGCTTTTCCGGCTGAATGGTCGTCAGCGATTTGGCATTAACGTCTTCAAGGTTCGTGAGGTACTACAATGCCCACGTTTAACGGCGATGCCAAAACTGCATCCTTTTGTTCGTGGTGTTGCTCATATTCGTGGACAAACTATTTCAGTTATCGACTTAAGTATGGCGACAGGTGGTAGACCAGTACAGGATTTGACCCAAGCGTTTATCATCATCGCTGAATATAACCGTTCTGTGCAGGGCTTCTTGGTTGGTAATGTTGAACGCATTATTAACATGAATTGGGAATCTATTTTACCGCCGCCAAAAGGTGCTGGTCGCTATAACTATATGACCGCAGTGACGGAAATTGATGGTGAACTGATTGAAATTCTGGACGTCGAAAAAATCCTGGATGAGATTTCACCAGTAAATACTGATGTCAGTGAAGCTGTTGTTGCTTCCAGTGAAGAACACCATACGCGTGGTTCTTTAGTTATGGTGGCTGATGATTCTTCTGTTGCGCGTAAACAAGTGCAGAAGGCGCTGAATGCTATCGGTGTTGAGTGTATTATGGCTAAAGACGGTAAAGATGCGCTTAATATGCTGAAAGATATGGCTAAAAAAGGGCCAATTACCGATCAGATCAGAGTGCTGATTTCAGATATTGAAATGCCGGAAATGGATGGTTATACATTGACCGCTGAAATCAGATCTAATCCTGAATTGAAAGGCTTACATGTTATACTGCACACCTCGTTAAGTGGCGTATTTAACCATGCGATGGTTCAAAAGGTTGGAGCAGATAATTTTATCGCTAAATTCCATCCGGATGAGCTGGCGAAGGCTGTTCAGGATGCCATGTAGTGGATCATAAATTGAAGAAATTTGCATGAAGACACTGTCCGAAGATCTTTATAAACAGTTCAGTGCCTTTTTGGAGGCTCAGGTCGGTATCGTCCTGGGCCCTAATAAGCAGTATCTGGTAAAAAGTCGTTTATCCCCTTTAATGGCTGCGAATGGTTTTTCTTCTCTGGAAGAATTGATCACCAAAGCAATGAATGTGCGGGAACGCGAATTGAAAATGGTAGTCATTGATGCAATGACTACTAACGAAACGCTATGGTTCCGGGATATTTATCCGTTTCAGTTACTAACAGATAAGCTTTTCCCTGAATTAGGCAAAAATGGAAAGACGATAAAAATATGGTCTGCGGCCAGTTCGTCTGGTCAAGAGCCTTATTCAATCGCGATGACTGCGCTTGAGCATCAATATAAAAAACCGGGTACGTTGTCTGGTGGTGTTCAGGTAGTTGCAACTGACATTTCATTATCGATGCTGAATCAATGCAAAGAGGGTGTTTATGACAACCTGGCATTGGCTCGTGGTTTATCGACCGAACGTAAACGTCAATTTTTTGAGCCTTGTGCTGATGCTTCGCGGATGAAGATCTCTGAGCGTGTCAAAAAACTGGTTACCTTTCGTCATTTTAATTTGCTCGACAGCTATGCCCCATTAGGCAAATTCGACCTCATTTTTTGCCGCAACGTATTGATTTATTTTTCACCTGAAATCAAATCAAAAATTTTGAATCAATTTGCTAACTCATTGAATCCTGGTGGTTATCTGTTATTGGGTGCATCAGAATCATTGAGTGGTCTTACTGATCGTTTTGAAATGGTTCGCTGTAATCCCGGCATTATCTACAAGCTCAAATAATCCATTCTCTATTTGGCACATCTTTTGCTGTTTAATCTGGCAGGAGGTGTGCCATGGCCATATCATTCGATAAAGCATTCGGTATCCATCAATATACGATTGGCGCAAGATCGCAGCGCGCAGAAGTGTTAGCTGAAAATATTGCTAATGCGGATACCCCTGGTTACAAGTCGCGAGATGTCGATTTCTCGGCACTACTGGGACAAGCTCAAAGTGGGCAGAGTGGATCAGTTAATTTATCTCGTACCGATGAATTGCACATAGCTGGCACTAGCTCATTGAATAGCGGCGTGATGTATCGTAATCCAATACAAGCAGATACTGGCGATGGCAACACCGTAGATATTAATCAGGAACGTACTGCATTTATGCAGAACAGTATTGAGTATCAAACTTCACTGTCATTTCTAAACAGTAAAATTAGTGGATTGCTGAAAGCAATCAAAGGAGATTCGTAATGAATCTATTTCAGATTTTTGATGTCTCAGCATCCGGGATGAATGCACAGTCGGTTCGCTTGAATACGACAGCCAGTAATCTTGCCAATGCGGAAAGTGTCAGCTCCAGTGCGGAACAGACTTACCGCGCCAGACGGCCAGTTTTTGCCGCTCAACTGCAAGATGCACTGGGCGATGGTTCTGCGCCACAGGGGGTTGAGGTCAAAGGGATCGTGGAAAGCCAGGCACCGCTGGTCCGCGAATATAGCCCTACACACCCTATGGCGGATAAGGATGGCTATATCTATAAGCCGAATGTGAATCCGATAGAAGAGATGGCTGACATGATCAGTGCCTCACGTTCTTATCAAACTAATGTGCAAATCGCAGATACGGCAAAGAATATGCTTAGTCAGACATTAAATATTGGTAAAGGTTAAGCGAGGGTGCCATGTCGATATACAGTGATATTGGTTTAAGTACCAGTAGCAGTACGAGCAGCACATCATCTACCAGTAGTAGCACTAAGACTGGCTCAGACTCTTTGTCTCAGGCTGATTTTATGAAATTACTGACAACGCAGCTGTCTTATCAAGATCCGACTAAGCCGGTAGATAACGTTGAGATGGTTTCTCAGATGGCGCAGATCTCCTCGTTGTCAGGTATTACATCATTGAATAATACGCTGAATACAATGAGTAGTTCTATGACATCTAGCCAAGCACTGATGGCATCCAGTTTGGTTGGCCAGTCAGCACTGGTTAATTCTAGCAGTAGTTACGTAACATCAGGAAATTCGTTGTCTGGCGTTGTGCCGACCGGGACAGATGGTGCCACAGATTTAACCTTATCCATTGTTAACTCAGCCGGTGAGGTTGTTCGTCAATATACTAGTTCAGGCAGTGTTACTGGCGATATTCCATTTACCTGGGATGGTAATGACAGTAACGGAACAGCAGTTGCTTCAGGTAATTATACGGTTAAAGCAAATGGTTTAGTTAAAGGTGTGAGTCAAGATCTTACGCCACAGCTGTATGGTCAGGTGGAAAGTGTCACCTTGGGCAACACAACAACACCCACCACGGTGGCATTGCAAGGGCTGGGCTCATATCAATTGGGTCAGCTTCTTGAAATATCAAAGTAGTTAAAATTTGAATTTGGAAGGAGCTGATTATGTCTTTTAATATTTCACTGAGTGGTTTGAATGCCGCACAGAAAGATCTGGATGTTACAGGTAATAATATTGCCAATGCGAGCACAATAGGTTTTAAACAATCTCGTGCGGAATTTGCTGATGTGTTTTCTAATTCGGTTTTTGCTAATACAAAAACGCAAGTTGGGAGTGGGGTAAATACCTCTGCGGTTTCTCAGCAATTTGCACAAGGGGCATTACAGTCCACAAGCAATTCGTTAGATTTAGCAATAAAGGGAGACGGTTTTTTTGTATTGTCACCATCGGCTACAAGCCTTGAGCGTACTTATACACGTGCTGGGGCTATGCAAGTTAATGATGCTGGGTATGTCACCAATTCAAATGGTGATTACTTACAGGTATATCAAGTTAACGCGGATGGTACTCCTAAAGCTGTTAGCTTAGATTCAACAACGGCCTTACAGATCCCTACAGTTGCTGGGCAACCAAAGCCAACCACTACTGTTACTGCCGGTCTTAATTTGCCTGCATCTGCGAGCGTAAACACATTTACGTTTGATCCTACTGATTCAACGACATATAACGCATCTACTTCTGCTGTAATTTATGATTCATTGGGTCAATCTCATACGATGACGCAATATTATGTCAAGACAGCCACAACGGCTACTGACAGCACATGGAGAGCGTATCTTTATGTAGATGGTACGGCAGCTGATGTTGCTGATCCTGTCACTGGATTAAAAGGAACGGATTTAACGTTTGATACCACAGGAACGCTTACCAGCCCAATACCTGCACAAATAACTACCGATCAAATGACAATGTTTACTAATGGCGCTGATCAGACTCAGACTGTAAATTTGAAATTTAATCCAGTAACTCAATACGCGTCTTCCTTCCAAGTTACTAGTATGGCGCAGGATGGTGCGACAGTTGGTCAGCTCACTAATGTTTCGATCGGTAGTGATGGTGTTGTTGCTGCAACATACAGTAACGGAACAACAACAAAATTGGGTATGGTGGCATTAGCTAAGTTTTCTAATCCCCAGGGACTGACTCAGGTAGGTGATACCTCTTGGAAAGAGTCTCAGGATTCGGGTTCAGCTACACCCGGTGTTCCAAACACTGGTACTTACGGAAGTATCAATTCATCAGCTTTGGAATCATCCAATACTGATTTGTCTGCAGAACTAGTGGACTTGATTGCAGCACAACGTAATTATCAAGCAAACTCACGTGCGCTGGAAGTGAATAGCTCCTTGCAAGATACTATTCTGCAAATTCGTTAATAGCTTTGTATTAAACCGCAATCAGACATTTTTGGTTGCGGCTTTCTTATTTATCTTTTCTTAATTGTCATATCTATTTTCCTTTTCTTACATTCTGGTATCTAAATTGCTTAATGATGATTAAGTCAGCGATTTGACGGAGACATCATGGATAAGCTGCTTTATATCGCCATGTCAGGCGCCAAAGAGAACCTAAAT
This window contains:
- a CDS encoding chemotaxis protein CheV yields the protein MASILDSVNQLTQLVGQNRLELLLFRLNGRQRFGINVFKVREVLQCPRLTAMPKLHPFVRGVAHIRGQTISVIDLSMATGGRPVQDLTQAFIIIAEYNRSVQGFLVGNVERIINMNWESILPPPKGAGRYNYMTAVTEIDGELIEILDVEKILDEISPVNTDVSEAVVASSEEHHTRGSLVMVADDSSVARKQVQKALNAIGVECIMAKDGKDALNMLKDMAKKGPITDQIRVLISDIEMPEMDGYTLTAEIRSNPELKGLHVILHTSLSGVFNHAMVQKVGADNFIAKFHPDELAKAVQDAM
- a CDS encoding protein-glutamate O-methyltransferase CheR — its product is MKTLSEDLYKQFSAFLEAQVGIVLGPNKQYLVKSRLSPLMAANGFSSLEELITKAMNVRERELKMVVIDAMTTNETLWFRDIYPFQLLTDKLFPELGKNGKTIKIWSAASSSGQEPYSIAMTALEHQYKKPGTLSGGVQVVATDISLSMLNQCKEGVYDNLALARGLSTERKRQFFEPCADASRMKISERVKKLVTFRHFNLLDSYAPLGKFDLIFCRNVLIYFSPEIKSKILNQFANSLNPGGYLLLGASESLSGLTDRFEMVRCNPGIIYKLK
- the flgE gene encoding flagellar hook protein FlgE, with the protein product MSFNISLSGLNAAQKDLDVTGNNIANASTIGFKQSRAEFADVFSNSVFANTKTQVGSGVNTSAVSQQFAQGALQSTSNSLDLAIKGDGFFVLSPSATSLERTYTRAGAMQVNDAGYVTNSNGDYLQVYQVNADGTPKAVSLDSTTALQIPTVAGQPKPTTTVTAGLNLPASASVNTFTFDPTDSTTYNASTSAVIYDSLGQSHTMTQYYVKTATTATDSTWRAYLYVDGTAADVADPVTGLKGTDLTFDTTGTLTSPIPAQITTDQMTMFTNGADQTQTVNLKFNPVTQYASSFQVTSMAQDGATVGQLTNVSIGSDGVVAATYSNGTTTKLGMVALAKFSNPQGLTQVGDTSWKESQDSGSATPGVPNTGTYGSINSSALESSNTDLSAELVDLIAAQRNYQANSRALEVNSSLQDTILQIR
- the flgC gene encoding flagellar basal body rod protein FlgC, with amino-acid sequence MNLFQIFDVSASGMNAQSVRLNTTASNLANAESVSSSAEQTYRARRPVFAAQLQDALGDGSAPQGVEVKGIVESQAPLVREYSPTHPMADKDGYIYKPNVNPIEEMADMISASRSYQTNVQIADTAKNMLSQTLNIGKG
- the flgB gene encoding flagellar basal body rod protein FlgB translates to MAISFDKAFGIHQYTIGARSQRAEVLAENIANADTPGYKSRDVDFSALLGQAQSGQSGSVNLSRTDELHIAGTSSLNSGVMYRNPIQADTGDGNTVDINQERTAFMQNSIEYQTSLSFLNSKISGLLKAIKGDS
- a CDS encoding flagellar hook capping FlgD N-terminal domain-containing protein, whose amino-acid sequence is MSIYSDIGLSTSSSTSSTSSTSSSTKTGSDSLSQADFMKLLTTQLSYQDPTKPVDNVEMVSQMAQISSLSGITSLNNTLNTMSSSMTSSQALMASSLVGQSALVNSSSSYVTSGNSLSGVVPTGTDGATDLTLSIVNSAGEVVRQYTSSGSVTGDIPFTWDGNDSNGTAVASGNYTVKANGLVKGVSQDLTPQLYGQVESVTLGNTTTPTTVALQGLGSYQLGQLLEISK